DNA from Pirellulales bacterium:
AAGTGCGGAAGCAGATCATGAAGCCACCGCAACAGCGCCCGGATGAGCTTCAGGGCGAAAGTAATCGTTACAGAAAATGAAAGGCCGAAGTCGTCGAACGCCGTGGAAGGGCATTCAACGGCGGACGTCAATCGAATATCGACCGGGCGTCAGGGAGTACTACACGACAGCGCGGATCCGAGATTTTCTCTTGCTCCGCGTGTGATTGCTAACGTTGGACGATCATTCTTGTTCGACTGCTTGATCGAGCACGACGCGGGCAACGATAGACCCATACATTTCCAGAATGGTGTTTTCACGCAATTCCGCAGGTGTCGGCACGATGTCAGTTCCCCAATTGACGAGCCGAAAATGATTGGCCTCCCAATTGCCCAGGAATGTCCAACGGTGGGCGTCGTTTCCCGCCGTCGCGGAAGTGACCGATACCATGCCATCGTTGTCTCCTTCTTGGGCCTGAATGAGATCGTGCGTCAGCCCAAGTAACCCTAGCGGCACTCCCAACGGTCGCGGAGGATCGAAATGGCCCGCGACGGAATAGTAGCGAACTTGCCCAGCCTCCGGAACGAGCCAATTGAATTCGGCGCCCCGGGCCGTCGTCAAATCGCCGATACCGGTCACCCCAAGCGATCCCAGCAAGGCGACCAATCGCGGA
Protein-coding regions in this window:
- a CDS encoding alpha/beta fold hydrolase, with protein sequence MSDPIVLVHGIFGFGQLIVGGTTIASYFRGIPEALRQDNYIVPDPPQLNTAGSVSDRAHDLRSYLDNPSNVDVVGKRVHIVAHSMGGLDSRFMISQLGLADRVLSLTTIGTPHHGSPIADLVIQDRDPRLVALLGSLGVTGIGDLTTARGAEFNWLVPEAGQVRYYSVAGHFDPPRPLGVPLGLLGLTHDLIQAQEGDNDGMVSVTSATAGNDAHRWTFLGNWEANHFRLVNWGTDIVPTPAELRENTILEMYGSIVARVVLDQAVEQE